Proteins found in one Borreliella valaisiana VS116 genomic segment:
- a CDS encoding pseudouridine synthase: protein MIALKTPRVQVFLAEKGVGSRRFCEELIKKKLVRVNGSIAKLGDKVALGDRITYKKQIYVFTDFQSKSKIYLALNKPKNYLCSNFDVNGRKLAISLVQPLFKERIFSIGRLDFKSSGLLLFTNDGKFANYIIHPKGKVEREYIIESKKDIDENLLISFKSGIKIKKEFFKLKSYEILNKNSARLILDEGKNREIRKVFLSKNVFLKKIHRIRIGNINLDSLREGQVKIVPLVKINKLKSRLENSNDNSN from the coding sequence ATGATTGCACTTAAAACCCCTAGAGTTCAAGTGTTTTTAGCTGAAAAGGGAGTAGGGTCAAGAAGGTTTTGCGAAGAGTTGATAAAAAAGAAGCTCGTAAGAGTTAATGGCTCTATTGCTAAGCTTGGTGATAAAGTAGCTTTAGGGGACAGAATAACTTATAAGAAACAGATTTATGTTTTTACAGACTTTCAAAGTAAAAGTAAAATTTATCTGGCTCTTAACAAGCCTAAAAATTATTTATGTTCCAATTTTGATGTTAATGGAAGAAAGTTAGCAATATCTTTAGTCCAGCCTTTGTTTAAAGAGCGTATATTTTCAATTGGTAGGCTTGATTTTAAAAGCTCTGGACTTTTATTATTCACTAATGATGGTAAATTTGCAAATTATATTATTCATCCAAAAGGAAAAGTTGAAAGAGAATATATTATTGAATCAAAAAAAGATATTGATGAAAATTTGCTTATTTCTTTTAAGTCGGGTATAAAGATAAAAAAAGAATTTTTTAAATTAAAATCTTATGAAATTTTAAATAAAAATTCTGCTAGATTGATTTTAGATGAGGGGAAAAATAGAGAAATAAGAAAAGTGTTTTTAAGCAAAAATGTTTTTTTAAAAAAAATTCATAGAATTAGAATTGGCAATATTAATTTGGATAGTTTAAGGGAAGGTCAAGTAAAAATTGTTCCTTTAGTTAAGATAAATAAGTTGAAATCCAGGTTGGAGAATTCAAATGATAATAGCAATTGA
- the cmk gene encoding (d)CMP kinase codes for MIIAIDGPSASGKSSIARELGVKLGYKFISSGYLYRIITLIAQRSSMSSSCDFISENRLLNLILENDISFNNSSFLLNGENVENQILNDKIDFQVSFYSSYIGIRNIVNKKLREIVKFSDDNYIIEGRDITTIVFPESEFKIYLDASVKVRALRRYKQRNGNETLEELERTLEIRDNVDKRKQYGKLKLSKGVFYLDTSYKGLDDVCNIIIEKFNLKKVRER; via the coding sequence ATGATAATAGCAATTGATGGACCTTCGGCATCAGGAAAAAGTTCAATTGCAAGAGAGCTTGGTGTAAAACTGGGCTATAAATTTATAAGCTCTGGTTATCTTTATAGGATAATAACTTTAATTGCCCAAAGATCTTCCATGAGTAGTAGCTGCGATTTTATTAGCGAGAATAGACTTTTGAATTTAATTCTTGAGAATGATATAAGTTTTAATAATTCCAGCTTTTTGCTTAATGGAGAGAATGTTGAAAATCAAATTTTAAACGATAAGATTGATTTTCAAGTTTCTTTTTATTCTTCTTATATTGGAATAAGAAATATTGTGAATAAAAAGTTAAGAGAGATTGTTAAATTTAGCGATGATAATTATATAATAGAAGGTAGAGATATTACTACTATTGTTTTTCCAGAATCTGAATTCAAAATATATCTTGATGCTTCCGTTAAAGTTAGAGCTTTGAGGCGATATAAGCAAAGAAATGGGAATGAAACTTTAGAAGAATTAGAGCGTACTCTAGAAATAAGAGATAATGTTGACAAGAGAAAACAATATGGTAAATTAAAATTATCAAAAGGGGTTTTTTACCTTGATACAAGCTACAAAGGATTAGACGATGTATGTAATATTATAATAGAAAAGTTTAATTTGAAAAAAGTAAGAGAGAGGTGA
- the recA gene encoding recombinase RecA, protein MSKLKEKREKVVSIERANKEEAIELARVQIEKTFGKGSLIKMGESPVGKGIISISSGSIVLDEALGIGGYPRGRIIEIFGPESSGKTTLTLQAIAEVQKEGGIAAFIDAEHALDPVYAKALGVNVAELWLSQPDTGEQALEIAEHLIRSGGIDLIVVDSVAALTPKLEIDGEMGDSQIGLQARLMSKALRKITGILSKSNTCIMFINQIRMRIGIMFGNPETTTGGHALKFYASLRLEVRKIEQVTRSGSSDDVIGNKIRVKIVKNKVAPPFRKVELVIYFGKGISREAGILDAAIKHNLIQKTGSWYSLGDNKLGQGRESVIEYLSKEVELTNDLDKRLRKIIFNNFDKENVNSIEFKENEYE, encoded by the coding sequence ATGTCAAAGTTAAAGGAAAAAAGAGAAAAGGTTGTTAGTATAGAGAGAGCAAACAAAGAGGAAGCTATTGAACTTGCAAGAGTTCAAATAGAAAAAACTTTTGGAAAAGGAAGTCTTATTAAGATGGGAGAATCTCCTGTTGGAAAAGGCATAATTAGCATATCAAGTGGATCTATTGTGTTAGATGAAGCTCTTGGTATTGGTGGATATCCTAGAGGTCGCATAATAGAAATCTTTGGTCCTGAGTCGTCTGGTAAGACTACTTTGACTCTTCAAGCGATTGCTGAGGTTCAAAAAGAAGGTGGTATAGCTGCTTTTATTGATGCTGAGCATGCTCTTGATCCTGTTTATGCAAAAGCTTTGGGAGTTAATGTTGCAGAACTTTGGCTTAGTCAGCCTGACACCGGAGAGCAAGCTCTTGAGATTGCTGAGCATTTAATCAGAAGCGGTGGTATTGATTTGATAGTAGTTGATTCTGTAGCAGCTTTAACCCCTAAATTAGAGATAGATGGAGAAATGGGAGATTCTCAGATTGGTCTTCAAGCTAGGCTAATGAGTAAGGCGCTTCGAAAGATTACGGGTATACTTTCTAAATCTAATACTTGCATTATGTTTATCAATCAAATAAGAATGAGGATTGGTATTATGTTTGGCAATCCTGAGACTACTACTGGTGGTCATGCTTTAAAGTTTTATGCATCTCTTAGACTTGAGGTTAGAAAAATCGAACAAGTAACCAGATCAGGCTCAAGTGATGACGTTATTGGCAATAAGATTAGAGTTAAGATTGTGAAAAATAAGGTTGCCCCACCTTTTCGTAAGGTAGAATTAGTAATTTATTTTGGGAAAGGTATTTCAAGAGAAGCTGGTATTTTAGATGCTGCTATTAAACATAATTTAATACAAAAAACAGGGTCTTGGTATTCATTAGGAGATAATAAGTTGGGACAGGGGAGAGAGAGTGTTATTGAATATCTTAGCAAAGAAGTAGAACTTACAAATGATTTGGACAAGAGGCTTAGAAAAATAATTTTTAATAATTTTGATAAAGAAAATGTTAATTCTATTGAATTTAAGGAAAATGAATATGAGTAG